From Gavia stellata isolate bGavSte3 chromosome 39, bGavSte3.hap2, whole genome shotgun sequence, a single genomic window includes:
- the LOC132320580 gene encoding uncharacterized protein LOC132320580, producing MPGPGAQEAIARGHPDPVARGHRDPDARGPPLLPAAPPPRPESRCTRSRCTRAGLILVHEEPMHEASPVPVHEAVPLPVHKVAPVPVHEEPVHEEPAHEASPPPLHKDPMHEEPMHEATPVPVHEELLHEELMYQASPVPVHEELLHEELLHEASPPPLQKDPMHEEPMHEATPVPVHEELLHEASFFPSHEELLHEAFPNPGARGELLHQVSLLPLSEVPLHKELLHKEPSHKASLLPLHEVLVHEVPLHEASPLLLHEEPLHEKPLQEKPLHEAFLLLLDEELLHEEPLHEEPLHEASLLLSHEEPLHEASLLPSPEEPLHEEPASLLLLHEEPFHDKPLHEASLLLSHEESLHEEPVHEASLLLSHEEPLHEELLHEEPFHEASLLLSHEELLHEELLHEEPFHEASLLLSHEELLHEELLHEASPRSRASPYRGGSFTPPVRLPPS from the exons ATGCCCGGTCCTGGAGCGCAAGAAGCCATTGCACGAGGCCACCCCGATCCCGTTGCACGAGGCCACCGTGATCCTGATGCACGAGggccccccctcctccccgccgctccccccccccgccccgagtcTCGCTGCACGAGGAGCCGGTGCACGAGGGCTGGCCTGATCCTAGTGCACGAGGAGCCAATGCACGAGGCCAGCCCAGTCCCGGTGCACGAGGCCGTCCCGCTCCCGGTGCACAAGGTCGCCCCAGTCCCGGTGCACGAGGAGCCGGTGCACGAGGAGCCGGCGCACGAGGCCTCCCCGCCCCCATTGCACAAGGACCCGATGCATGAGGAGCCGATGCACGAGGCCACCCCTGTCCCGGTGCACGAGGAGCTGTTGCACGAGGAGCTGATGTACCAGGCTTCCCCAGTCCCGGTGCACGAGGAGCTGTTGCACGAGGAGCTGTTGCACGAGGCCTCCCCGCCCCCATTGCAGAAGGACCCAATGCACGAGGAGCCGATGCACGAGGCCACCCCTGTCCCGGTGCACGAGGAGCTGTTGCACGAGGCCTCCTTCTTCCCATCGCACGAGGAGCTGTTGCACGAGGCCTTCCCCAATCCTGGTGCACGAGGAGAGCTGTTGCACCaggtctccctgctccccttgTCTGAGGTGCCATTGCATAAGGAGCTGTTGCACAAGGAGCCGTCGCACAAGGCCTCCTTGCTCCCGTTGCACGAGGTGCTGGTGCACGAGGTGCCCTTGCACGAGGCCTCCCCGCTCCTGTTGCACGAGGAGCCCTTGCACGAGAAGCCCTTGCAGGAGAAGCCCTTGCACGAGGCCTTCTTGCTCCTGTTGGACGAGGAGCTGTTGCACGAGGAGCCCTTGCACGAAGAGCCTTTGCACGAGGCCTCCCTGCTCCTGTCGCACGAGGAGCCCTTGCACGAGGCCTCCCTGCTCCCATCGCCCGAGGAGCCCTTGCACGAGGAGCCggcctctctgctcctgttgcaCGAGGAGCCCTTTCACGACAAGCCCTTGCACGAGGCCTCCCTGCTCCTGTCGCACGAGGAGTCCTTGCACGAGGAGCCCGTTCACGAGGCCTCCCTGCTCCTGTCGCACGAGGAGCCCTTGCACGAGGAGCTCTTGCACGAGGAGCCCTTTCACGAGGCCTCCCTGCTCCTGTCGCACGAGGAGCTCTTGCACGAGGAGCTCTTGCACGAGGAGCCCTTTCACGAGGCCTCCCTGCTCCTGTCGCACGAGGAGCTCTTGCACGAGGAGCTCTTGCACGAGGCCTCCCCTCGCTCCAGGGCCTCCCC GTACCGAGGGGGTTCATTCACCCCCCCCGTTCGTCTCCCCCCCTCCTAA
- the ZBTB9 gene encoding zinc finger and BTB domain-containing protein 9 yields the protein MAAEGGRVQISFPQHAAALLDSLNRLRLEGKFCDVAVHVGGRIFPAHKSVLAAASPFFHDKLLLQDGGRLLLPPAIDPDAFEGLLHLIYSGRLTLLLEALPGHLLVASGLQMWHVVDQCSEILRELEGGACRWAGRGSEVTSSSSSAGRGGEAASSWISRGGDGSSSSSWTTRGGDGSSCTTHGGDGASSWAARGDGSSCSTHGGEGGSSWTTRGGDGSSCPTRGGDGASSWPARGGDGSSSTSWTTRGGDGSSCPTRGGDGGSSWSTRGGDGSSASSWPVRGGDGSSWAARGGEAATPSFPKEGGEEVLKIRVAADVAPAATSSLSSLLKDAGEEVLKICVEEEEEEEEEEEIVLEEEEEEDGAPGDTHEPPKIFYIKQEAGDAATAAIEGLLPAAELAGGFAPAEVSYVIPAGGGGTTVTTGATMVTTGGPGVFPQPSWKPVDLHGNEILGRGQALHAPVKLGAAPDGKRFGCLCGKRFAVKPKRDRHIMLTFSLRPFACAACHKRFKLKHHLTEHMKTHDGAGRACERCGRRFRLRSGLAKHRPLCQGARWGGGCWACE from the exons ATGGCGGCGGAGGGGGGCCGGGTGCAGatctccttcccccagcacGCGGCGGCGCTGCTGGACTCCCTCAACCGCCTGCGGCTGGAGGGGAAGTTCTGCGACGTGGCCGTTCACGTGGGCGGCCGGATCTTCCCGGCCCACAAGAGCGTCCTGGCCGCCGCGTCCCCCTTCTTCCACGacaagctgcttctgcaggatGGGGGGCGGTTGCTGTTGCCCCCCGCCATCGATCCCGACGCCTTCGAGGGGCTCCTGCACCTCATCTACTCGGGGCGTTTGACGTTGCTGTTGGAGGCCCTGCCCGGGCATCTCTTGGTGGCCAGCGGTCTCCAGATGTGGCACGTGGTGGATCAGTGCTCGGAGATCCTGAGGGAGTTGGAGGGCGGGGCGTGCCGGTGGGCTGGGCGGGGCAGTGAGGTGACATCATCATCGTCATCAGCTGGCCGCGGCGGCGAGGCGGCATCATCATGGATCAGCCGTGGTGGAGATGGGTCTTCGTCGTCATCCTGGACCACCCGCGGCGGAGACGGGTCTTCGTGTACCACCCACGGTGGAGATGGCGCGTCATCGTGGGCCGCCCGTGGTGATGGGTCTTCGTGTAGCACCCACGGTGGAGAGGGAGGATCCTCGTGGACCACCCGTGGTGGAGATGGGTCATCGTGTCCCACCCGCGGCGGTGACGGAGCGTCATCGTGGCCCGCCCGTGGCGGCGATGGGTCTTCATCGACCTCGTGGACCACGCGTGGTGGCGACGGCTCATCGTGTCCCACCCGCGGTGGTGATGGAGGATCCTCGTGGTCTACCCGTGGTGGTGATGGATCTTCAGCATCATCGTGGCCTGTGCGTGGTGGCGATGGCTCCTCGTGGGCCGCCCGCGGCGGTGAGGCAGCGACGCCGTCTTTCCCCAAGGAGGGGGGCGAGGAGGTCCTCAAAATCCGCGTGGCCGCCGACGTGGCGCCGGCGGCGACGTCGTCCCTGAGCTCCCTCCTGAAGGACGCCGGCGAGGAGGTCCTCAAGATTtgtgtggaggaggaggaggaagaagaagaagaggaggag ATcgtgctggaggaggaggaggaggaagacggGGCGCCCGGAGACACCCACGAGCCCCCCAAGATCTTCTACATCAAGCAGGAGGCGGGTGACGCTGCCACCGCCGCCATTGAGGGCCTCCTGCCGGCGGCGGAGTTGGCGGGCGGCTTTGCGCCGGCGGAGGTGAGCTACGTCAtcccggcgggcggcggcgggacgaCGGTGACAACCGGCGCCACGATGGTGACAACCGGCGGGCCGGGCGTCTTCCCGCAGCCATCTTGGAAGCCGGTGGACCTTCACGGGAACGAGATCCTGGGCCGAGGTCAAGCCCTCCACGCCCCGGTGAAGCTGGGAGCGGCTCCCGACGGCAAACGTTTCGGTTGCTTGTGCGGTAAACGGTTCGCCGTCAAACCCAAGCGGGATCGGCACATCATGCTGACCTTCAGCCTGCGTCCCTTCGCCTGCGCCGCCTGTCACAAGCGCTTCAAGCTGAAGCATCACTTGACGGAGCACATGAAAACCCACGACGGGGCCGGGCGGGCCTGCGAGCGTTGCGGTCGACGCTTCCGCCTGCGGAGCGGCTTGGCCAAACATCGGCCGCTCTGTCAGGGGGCTCgttggggaggggggtgctggGCCTGCGAGtga